A part of Entelurus aequoreus isolate RoL-2023_Sb linkage group LG10, RoL_Eaeq_v1.1, whole genome shotgun sequence genomic DNA contains:
- the rif1 gene encoding telomere-associated protein RIF1 — protein sequence MMASAEPPSALSIVPLLECLEDGAAGRPEQTDAYLTIANRLSGEEGRQFLPAVEKHFSRLGAAILAHVSSPHAELSQAALQALGFCLYHSHVVSQVPETLAADILSALCSVVSNSTEKNTCTRALWVISKQSFSADVVGKKVPFILAMLESIWSKGDVQSVVMEHEALNVIIRLLDQVPVQMGEGTVRWAKLVIPLVVHSASKVRLRAAAAMEMSLPLLLQKQMDVAAVMEPLMSTKLIPELQKLFISKNETNVLKLWSLFVKLLGKMLHRGGPFINSLLHLEELGFRSSSPTVKKIAFIAWKSLIDNFALNPDILCSTKRMKLLMQPLMSINVKTEALMLTKVEVWWYLVVQLGPNLFPNFDQVSVPLLQYTIGSDSSSAHGTPARGAGQNGVAHPKTAGSNSSLRLSMNSSMQVPSAFPSIQLLGLEMLLHYFLGTEVVATAAKNKLVLTLEPLKHSLLSAACSFSKHAAVLISSIKDGFSNVGKEAPESLLALLWNHLVHFVSLATESGSKKDRQGGEVLTQMLQTLESIIRSEALPADKVLILLEGTVKGISPRVLGSAAYQVGKMDVLNGTPALFLILLLFDSSMLAAYIEDARFYHCLKTLVGCGLSGPTSPLAFGEAVLGAIKRSAACVHNKEHLLRMWSAMVGPLTDTIMQSNEVNQGDALEHNFSAMHSALLFPVTHLLSGTPLQQASQKSMLSTWSKLYKVFARCSSLVVTAEENVCCEEICAKMATTVDRETLMLPSSLILTSCILHVMVECVDFSPYTPHFQQKLKSPCTPGTWNKKKSKALGNLSTLETLLVQCLDAYLAGQEEVPSESTGTALLSVLSALFTNLVLGQAVKELLTSSIQSLAVLYQKAEGEPPEFTSQILTKMEKLVSEILNCIQSRSALAYDDDLLALLSPLLCVLFSHKNKQHRTAVTHFWNSTFANTVSLTYPEKLRPILTQVKQKTPIILPGFEAISGPDDLSGQYSSESSQLETILSGVPVSSAGKTDSLQGKSAVANDQSYIKTSKLVCTKLDFGSPMVPRREVLEEQASVDFVFIPPEIKERVLTEHQKEVKRTKRVDIPAMYNNLDASLDTTVFTQYTQSQEDSVGQPPTEETVAQETPEKGTELSEVSDIQRKDTQDFEAFEKKSEEEPEMIPESTDVSMEDDAKSDVRAEDTSAQPAKTTSPNTSVSGTPQKSSSGSRRQNFITLEKYAEGKPASPSTVSTFTGSRVKTSNSQEPATNSDSLSPEASQKVSLQNSESVCEKTLKCPVSEIQESPRRPKVDGESLVKPVRLTERLTSDETVDEDVIPDTQTEDAVMVSPAETITSMDVTPSDSKADSIETFDDCQLSESLTSPSDTNMNSQETLVDLQSAISQSEQRRQSRRQSKHLLPGEEPVKSDMLSNRPNTRSKLASEKVTAKLRKRSLRDSGSDKINSPARSHKKVKLNSSSGEFLIKPENKSKSSRFQNSSQTNDQSDSPAESSQSPRKSSRSRKSLTEPDEENGINAESAKNSQQANLLSDTQSDSDSQSQQRRRQSSKLSHEPKEKGLTEPEPMSEKVPSQTALKPDSQFDSERRRRSSKSLLLSEEEDLQQPEKVSGQSDLQADTMNVSESQEQHDRPAKLVLEPKEESLNGHDTTSDKMSSQTDFKSDNQSNSESQTQNHLRKPSKLLQQILEKGYLKTESESGDFGTDLKIVSPQTDDQSQECDFVEQNKTTEGDSQFASSTSGEFQDAVSTPKGHLKMVEPEELSQDSQKIMPASTATPPLKTCRRPSKASSEDGDKSELRTSSRRKSKAACSCTSESSHSLAGAASTESSPLRGRYSRRQSSTTESSESELSQARKHPSLPTESRRKSRLSPNALKSLEKVGAKDSATPETLKTTKVEYGDLSKSSDSSFSESPETLDISKERQIDNTEALEPETAETPLIVSPCKKQSRRRVSGTKTRASLEEPQQLESEMINSEELPTQQSQEDMVCETSAADTPAPPSDSQEKLQEESIAEVVEPVKDFDSSHREDAVAPAVDEPNSSTLGQVQEEGSIVVDVEENSPNQDLEDVSEKDAPVCDGDKDELLPLEKTQTTGIDPDAALSSLCTSDLTHSSVAHNSPAKIKDLEAALGPAIVLSPCSNRTKGIWSPSASPSSSILKKDQKRLLEEETPSPPVKSRRVSFANPIQQHETADDIDRRSPAVQTSSPRRSKVANLHQPKLITTPTKGSTIFSPRILRSPGFKSSKKCLISEMSQELRPVPKDCIYPALVGCSAPVEAVLPQISSSMWSRGFGQLVRARNIKTVGDLSCLTPSEIKTLPIRSPKISNVKKALKTYEQQRKGRGLEELKSFVEMEMMTSELEETSTTPNQDDEDKSNETLATELVDQPGPVPTGQGDEHSSLQTPTGVLEAPSVAQWGLLSQLDSLDSEMTPPLLNQCSPQQLLDVHQRLTGLTRRVVLEMSVRLGAAQERP from the exons GCCCACGTCAGCAGTCCACACGCCGAGCTGAGCCAAGCGGCCCTGCAGGCGTTGGGGTTTTGTCTCTACCATTCGCACGTCGTCTCGCAAGTTCCCG AAACCTTGGCCGCCGATATCCTGTCTGCACTTTGCTCGGTGGTGTCTAATTCCACGGAGAAGAACACCTGCACACGGGCATTGTGGGTCATCTCCAAACAGAGCTTCTCCGCTGACGTGGTGGGAAAAAAA GTCCCGTTTATCCTGGCGATGCTGGAGAGCATTTGGAGCAAAGGCGACGTCCAGTCTGTGGTGATGGAACACGAGGCTTTGAACGTGATCATCAG GCTGCTGGACCAGGTCCCTGTGCAGATGGGCGAAGGCACGGTGCGCTGGGCCAAGCTTGTCATCCCCCTGGTGGTGCACTCCGCCTCCAAAGTGCGTCTGCGTGCGGCGGCCGCCATGGAGATGAGCCTGCCGCTGCTCCTCCAAAAGCAGATGGACGTGGCCGCCGTCATGGAGCCTCTCATGTCCACG AAGCTGATCCCAGAGCTGCAGAAGCTTTTCATATCAAAGAATGAAACGAACGTCCTGAAGCTCTGGTCGTTGTTTGTCAAACTTCTTGGCAAG ATGTTGCATCGTGGCGGTCCCTTCATCAACTCTCTGCTCCACCTGGAGGAGCTGGGCTTTCGCAGCTCCTCTCCCACCGTCAAGAAGATCGCCTTCATCGCCTGGAAGAGTCTCATCGACAACTTTGCCCTCAACCCAG ACATCCTGTGCAGCACCAAGCGCATGAAGCTCCTCATGCAGCCCCTCATGTCCATCAACGTCAAGACGGAGGCACTGATGCTCACCAAGGTGGAGGTGTGGTGGTACCTGGTGGTCCAGCTGGGCCCGAACCTGTTCCCTAACTTTGATCAG GTGTCGGTTCCTCTGCTGCAGTACACCATTGGATCGGACTCCTCCTCGGCGCACGGCACCCCTGCCAGAGGAGCTGGTCAGAATGGCGTCGCTCACCCCAAAACTG CGGGCTCGAACAGCAGCCTTCGACTCAGCATGAACTCCAGCATGCAGGTGCCCTCCGCCTTCCCCTCCATCCAGCTGCTGGGCCTGGAGATGCTGCTGCACTACTTCCTGGGAACCGAGGTTGTCGCCACGGCGGCCAAGAACAAGCTTGTGCTGACTCTCG AACCTTTAAAACATTCTCTCTTGAGCGCTGCCTGTTCCTTCAGCAAACATGCTGCTGTGCTCATCTCCAGCATCAAAGATGGATTCAGCAACGTCGGCAAGGAAGCTCCAG AGTCACTTTTGGCACTTCTATGGAATCATCTTGTCCATTTTGTCAGCTTAGCCACTGAGTCTG GCAGTAAGAAGGACAGGCAGGGCGGTGAAGTCCTGACGCAGATGTTGCAAACCCTCGAGAGCATCATCCGCTCAGAAGCTCTTCCTGCAGATAAAGTCCTG ATTCTCTTGGAGGGCACAGTCAAAGGCATCTCCCCTCGCGTCCTGGGCTCTGCCGCCTACCAAGTGGGCAAGATGGACGTGCTCAAC gGAACGCCAGCACTTTTCCTCATTCTCCTCCTCTTCGACAGCAGCATGCTGGCGGCCTACATCGAGGACGCCAG GTTTTACCACTGCCTCAAGACGCTGGTGGGCTGCGGCCTGTCGGGCCCAACCTCCCCGTTGGCGTTTGGCGAGGCGGTGCTTGGCGCCATAAAGCGCAGCGCCGCCTGCGTGCACAACAAAGAGCACCTGCTGAGGATGTGGAGCGCAATGGTCGGCCCGCTGACGGACACCATAATGCAG TCGAATGAAGTCAACCAAGGAGACGCCTTGGAGCACAACTTCAGCGCCATGCACTCCGCCTTGTTGTTCCCCGTCACGCACCTGCTGAGTGGGACGCCTCTGCAGCAG GCGTCCCAGAAGTCCATGCTGTCCACGTGGTCTAAACTCTACAAGGTGTTTGCACGCTGCTCTTCTTTGGTGGTCACGGCCGAAGAAAATGTGTGCTGTGAAGAAATCTGTGCCAAGATGGCCACTACGGTGGACCGGGAGACCTTGATG CTTCCATCCTCGCTGATATTGACTTCTTGCATCCTGCACGTCATGGTGGAATGTGTGGACTTCTCCCCGTACACGCCACACTTCCAGCAGAAGTTAAAGT CTCCCTGCACTCCAGGAACCTGGAACAAGAAGAAAAGCAAGGCTCTCGGGAACTTGTCCACCTTGGAGACCCTGCTGGTTCAGTGTCTGGATGCGTACCTGGCTGGCCAGGAGGAGGTTCCGTCCGAGAGCACGGGCACGGCACTGCTCTCCGTCTTGTCCGCCCTCTTCACCAACCTGGTGCTTGGTCAAGCCGTCAAGGAGCTGCTCACTTCCTCCATCCAGTCTCTCGCCGTCCTCTATCAGAAAGCAGAAGGCGAGCCGCCCGAGTTCACATCACAGATTCTTACCAAG ATGGAGAAGCTTGTGAGCGAGATCTTGAACTGCATCCAGAGCCGCTCTGCTCTGGCCTATGATGACGACCTCCTGGCTCTGCTGTCTCCACTGCTTTGTGTGCTCTTCTCGCACAAGAACAAGCAGCACCGCACAGCCGTCACACACTTCTGGAATTCCACCTTCGCCAACACCGTCAGCCTGACGTATCCGGAGAagctcag ACCCATCCTGACCCAGGTGAAGCAAAAGACTCCCATCATTCTTCCTGGGTTTGAAGCCATCAGTGGTCCTGATGATCTCAGTGGACAGTATTCT AGCGAGAGTTCCCAGTTAGAAACCATACTCAGCGGTGTGCCAGTCTCCTCTGCAGGGAAGACGGACTCTCTCCAGGGAAAGTCTGCTGTGGCAAATGACCAAAGCTACATCAAGACCTCCAAACTGGTCTGC ACAAAGCTTGACTTTGGCTCCCCGATGGTTCCCCGCAGGGAGGTCTTGGAAGAGCAGGCTTCTGTTGATTTTGTCTTCATTCCTCCTGAGATAAAGGAGAGAGTTTTAACAGAGCACCAAAAGGAGGTCAAAAGGACCAAAAG GGTGGACATACCTGCTATGTACAACAACCTCGATGCCTCTTTGGATACCACCGTTTTCACTCAGTACACACAAAGTCAGGAAGACTCTGT GGGCCAGCCACCAACTGAAGAAACTGTTGCCCAGGAAACTCCTGAAAAG GGTACTGAGTTGAGTGAGGTTTCTGACATTCAAAGAAAGGACACTCAAGACTTTGAAGCTTTCGAGAAAAAGTCAGAGGAGGAGCCGGAGATGATACCTGAGTCGACCGATGTTTCCATGGAGGACGATGCCAAGAGTGACGTCAGAGCTGAAGATACAAGTGCACAGCCTGCAAAGACGACCAGTCCCAACACGTCAGTCTCTGGAACTCCTCAGAAGTCTAGCAGTGGCAGTAGACGTCAGAACTTCATTACTTTGGAGAAATATGCCGAGGGAAAACCTGCGAGCCCCAGCACTGTGTCCACCTTCACAGGATCCCGAGTTAAGACCTCTAATAGCCAGGAACCCGCGACAAACTCCGATAGTCTTTCTCCCGAAGCATCCCAAAAAGTGAGTCTGCAAAACTCTGAGAGTGTCTGTGAGAAGACCCTAAAGTGTCCAGTGAGTGAAATCCAAGAGTCCCCTCGAAGGCCCAAAGTGGATGGTGAAAGTCTAGTCAAGCCTGTCAGGTTGACTGAGAGGCTTACGAGTGATGAAACTGTAGATGAAGATGTCATCCCAGACACTCAGACTGAGGATGCGGTCATGGTGAGTCCTGCAGAGACCATCACCTCAATGGATGTGACACCTTCAGATTCAAAAGCGGATTCTATAGAGACTTTTGATGATTGCCAGTTGTCTGAAAGCCTGACCTCTCCCAGTGATACGAACATGAATTCTCAAGagacacttgttgatttgcagtCAGCCATTTCTCAGAGCGAGCAGAGACGACAAAGCCGCAGACAAAGTAAGCATCTACTCCCGGGAGAAGAGCCAGTGAAGTCAGACATGTTGTCAAACAGACCAAATACCAGAAGCAAGCTAGCCAGTGAGAAGGTCACTGCGAAACTACGGAAAAGGTCTCTGAGGGACAGCGGGTCAGACAAAATTAACTCTCCAGCCCGATCACACAAGAAGGTTAAGCTAAATAGCAGTTCGGGGGAGTTCCTCATTAAACCAGAAAACAAAAGTAAAAGCAGCAGATTCCAAAATTCGAGTCAAACAAACGACCAGTCGGACTCTCCGGCTGAGTCAAGCCAGTCTCCGAGAAAGAGCAGCCGATCTCGTAAATCTTTAACAGAGCCTGATGAGGAGAATGGTATAAATGCAGAGTCTGCGAAAAATTCCCAACAAGCTAACTTACTGTCAGATACCCAGTCTGATTCTGATAGCCAATCACAACAAAGACGCCGCCAGTCTTCTAAATTATCACACGAGCCCAAAGAGAAGGGTCTTACGGAGCCTGAACCAATGTCTGAGAAAGTGCCAAGTCAAACTGCCTTAAAACCAGACAGCCAGTTTGATTCTGAAAGGCGCCGTCGGTCTTCAAAATCCTTACTGCTGTCTGAAGAGGAGGATCTCCAGCAGCCAGAGAAAGTCTCTGGTCAAAgtgacttacaagcagacaccatGAATGTTTCCGAATCACAAGAACAACATGATCGGCCTGCCAAATTGGTATTGGAGCCTAAGGAGGAGAGTCTTAATGGACATGACACTACATCTGACAAAATGTCCAGTCAGACTGACTTTAAATCAGATAACCAGTCTAATTCTGAAAGTCAGACACAGAACCATCTTCGCAAACCTTCTAAATTACTGCAGCAGATACTGGAGAAAGGATATTTAAAGACGGAGTCTGAATCAGGAGATTTTGGGACAGACCTTAAAATAGTCTCGCCTCAAACGGATGACCAATCCCAAGAATGCGATTTTGTTGAGCAAAACAAAACCACTGAAGGAGATTCTCAGTTTGCTTCTTCAACTAGTGGTGAGTTTCAAGATGCGGTGAGCACACCAAAGGGTCATTTAAAGATGGTTGAGCCTGAAGAACTTAGTCAAGATTCCCAAAAGATCATGCCAGCGTCCACTGCAACGCCACCTCTAAAAACATGCAGAAGACCAAGTAAGGCATCTTCAGAGGACGGCGATAAAAGTGAACTCAGGACTTCATCCAGGAGGAAAAGCAAGGCTGCTTGTTCTTGTACTTCAGAAAGCTCCCATTCATTGGCTGGTGCAGCATCCACTGAGTCCTCTCCATTGAGGGGCAGATATTCACGGCGACAGTCTTCTACTACTGAATCATCTGAGTCAGAATTGTCACAGGCCAGGAAACATCCTTCACTGCCCACAGAGAGTCGTAGGAAATCCAGATTATCGCCAAATGCTCTGAAATCACTTGAAAAAGTGGGTGCAAAGGATTCTGCAACTCCAGAAACGTTGAAAACCACTAAAGTAGAATATGGTGATTTATCAAAAAGCTCAGATTCTTCATTTTCTGAATCACCAGAGACTTTGGACATCTCCAAAGAAAGACAGATAGACAATACTGAAGCATTAGAGCCTGAAACTGCAGAGACTCCACTCATTGTGTCACCGTGCAAGAAGCAGAGCAGACGAAGAGTCTCTGGAACCAAAACTCGTGCGTCTTTAGAAGAACCACAGCAGTTGGAATCAGAAATGATAAACTCAGAAGAGCTCCCTACCCAGCAGAGTCAGGAGGACATGGTTTGTGAGACTTCTGCTGCAGACACACCAGCTCCTCCCAGTGACTCCCAAGAGAAGTTGCAGGAGGAGAGCATAGCTGAGGTGGTTGAACCTGTAAAGGATTTTGATTCCAGTCATCGTGAAGACGCAGTTGCTCCAGCCGTGGACGAACCTAACAGTTCCACACTTGGACAAGTCCAAGAAGAAGGTTCAATTGTAGTTGATGTTGAGGAAAATTCCCCAAACCAGGACTTGGAAGACGTATCAGAAAAAGATGCCCCTGTGTGTGATGGTGATAAAGATGAACTGTTGCCCTTAGAGAAAACCCAGACCACAGGCATAGATCCAGATGCTGCTCTAAGCAGTCTTTGTACATCCGACTTAACACACAGCAGTGTCGCCCACAATTCGCCGGCGAAGATTAAGGATCTGGAGGCTGCGTTGGGGCCAGCCATAGTCCTGAGTCCCTGCAGTAACAGGACCAAGGGCATCTGGTCGCCATCTGCCTCCCCGTCATCGAGTATCCTGAAAAAAGACCAGAAGCGACTCCTGGAGGAGGAGACACCCTCACCTCCAGTGAAG TCCAGGCGTGTGTCTTTTGCGAATCCAATCCAACAACACGAGACTGCGGACGACATTGATCGCCGCAGCCCTGCCGTCCAAACCAGCTCCCCTCGAAGATCCAAAGTTGCCAACCTCCACCAGCCCAAA TTAATCACAACGCCAACAAAGGGCTCGACGATCTTCAGTCCCAGGATTCTTCGGAGTCCAGGTTTCAAGAGCTCTAAGAAATGCCTG ATTTCTGAGATGAGCCAGGAGCTCCGCCCCGTTCCCAAAGACTGCATCTACCCGGCCCTGGTTGGCTGCTCCGCACCTGTAGAAGCTGTGCTGCCACAGATATCCTCCAGCATGTG GTCTCGTGGTTTCGGTCAGCTGGTGCGAGCGCGCAACATCAAAACAGTCGGCGACCTCAGCTGTCTGACCCCCAGTGAGATCAAGACGCTTCCCATTCGCTCCCCAAAGATCTCCAACGTCAAGAAGGCGCTCAAGACCTACGAACAACAG CGTAAAGGAAGAGGCCTTGAGGAGTTGAAGAGTTTTGTGGAGATGGAGATGATGACCTCAGAGCTGGAGGAGACCAGCACGACTCCCAACCAGGATGATGAAGACAAGAGCAACGAAACGTTGG CCACAGagttggtggaccagccaggtccAGTTCCTACCGGGCAGGGTGACGAGCACTCAAGCCTCCAAACCCCCACCGGGGTCCTCGAGGCTCCTTCAGTGGCTCAATGGGGTCTCCTGTCCCAGCTGGACTCTCTGGACAGCGAGATGACTCCGCCTCTTCTCAACCAATGTTCTCCCCAGCAGCTGTTGGACGTCCATCAGCGTCTGACGGGCCTCACGAGGCGCGTCGTTCTGGAGATGAGTGTTCGTCTCGGCGCCGCTCAGGAGCGTCCCTGA